One window of Candidatus Nitrospira kreftii genomic DNA carries:
- a CDS encoding Biotin synthase has protein sequence MSYMRLADKALHDEPLSRAECHSVLNTPNDDLLPLLHAAFQVRSTYFGRTVRLQMLQNAKSGACQEDCHYCSQSSISTAPIERYSLLPQKQMIDGARQAAASKAQRYCIVISGRSPLDREIDEIAGAVRSIKQEVPIQICCSLGLMSESQAKRLKAAGVDRVNHNLNTSEAFHSSICTTHTFQDRLATIKNARAAGLEICSGGIVGMGESHEDLIELATALREVKPDSIPLNMLTPVSGTPLEKCDQLTPQRCLKVLCLFRFLHPRTEIRIAGGREHNLRSLQPLALYPADSVFVNGYLTTPGAPAPEVWGMIEDLGFTIEVDYQQPVAG, from the coding sequence ATGAGTTACATGAGGTTGGCAGACAAGGCGCTCCACGACGAACCCCTTAGCAGAGCAGAATGCCATTCTGTCCTGAATACACCGAATGACGATCTACTCCCATTGCTCCACGCAGCGTTTCAAGTGCGTTCTACATACTTCGGCCGCACAGTTCGTTTGCAGATGCTGCAGAACGCTAAAAGCGGGGCCTGCCAGGAAGACTGTCACTACTGTTCACAGTCGTCGATTTCAACGGCACCGATCGAACGGTATAGCCTGCTCCCACAGAAACAGATGATCGACGGCGCCCGGCAAGCCGCCGCCTCCAAGGCCCAGCGCTATTGCATCGTCATCAGCGGGCGTAGCCCGTTGGACCGGGAAATCGACGAAATCGCCGGAGCCGTTCGCTCGATTAAACAGGAAGTGCCGATTCAGATTTGCTGCTCACTCGGCCTGATGAGCGAATCTCAAGCTAAGCGGCTCAAAGCCGCCGGCGTTGATCGGGTGAATCACAATTTGAACACCAGTGAGGCCTTTCACTCCTCAATCTGCACGACCCACACCTTTCAAGACCGGCTGGCGACGATCAAGAACGCGCGCGCGGCGGGGTTGGAAATTTGCTCGGGCGGAATCGTCGGTATGGGTGAGAGCCACGAGGATCTGATCGAACTCGCGACAGCCTTGCGCGAGGTCAAGCCGGACTCCATTCCCTTGAACATGCTCACCCCAGTCTCCGGCACACCGTTGGAAAAGTGCGACCAGCTGACTCCCCAACGTTGTTTAAAAGTGCTCTGCCTCTTCCGGTTCCTCCATCCGCGGACAGAGATCCGCATCGCAGGCGGTCGGGAGCACAATCTTCGTAGCCTCCAGCCCCTTGCGCTGTATCCGGCAGACTCCGTCTTCGTGAACGGCTACCTGACGACTCCAGGCGCGCCGGCTCCAGAAGTCTGGGGCATGATCGAAGATCTCGGCTTCACCATCGAAGTGGATTATCAGCAGCCAGTCGCTGGCTGA
- a CDS encoding hypothetical protein (conserved protein of unknown function), with protein sequence MFKLLVSIFLISAGLFLYSYFRELNPGFVVIHTSPGAEFELSPVTLMLISMACGAVLATFAVGLQQTAHLILNWRSNRLVRRKEKVDSLHRDGTHAFMSKRTLEAITLFEKALAIDPNRVDSLLWLGNIYRSERNFPEAVRLHQHAHRVEDRNIEVLLELAKDLEDAKRYEEALQALQKILKIEPDNLTALIRKRDLNIRMERWSEALEIQHRLLKANLPAAEKPREAALLVGCMYEVGRQLLERGHSDKARRYFRGAIKKDRSFLPAYIGLGEILIHEGKTKDAVEILKKVYSRTRSVIILHRLEELFLEQGEPSEIIRVYQEALQHNPQNPVLQFYLGKLYYRLEMVDEAFDLLSTIEGPQDHLLDYHKIMANLYLRKQHFEEAIVELKKALGFKKRVVVPYICTQCQQESVEWTGRCRRCAKWNTLTALPWLEAGQVGDRPDGESSSVPSVPYQGIASPFETV encoded by the coding sequence ATGTTTAAGCTGTTGGTCAGCATTTTCCTCATCAGTGCCGGGCTGTTCCTCTACAGTTACTTTCGTGAACTCAATCCTGGTTTTGTTGTGATCCACACCAGCCCCGGTGCCGAGTTCGAACTCAGTCCGGTCACACTCATGCTGATTTCCATGGCATGTGGAGCCGTCCTTGCCACGTTCGCCGTCGGGTTACAACAAACAGCACACCTCATCTTGAACTGGCGGAGCAACCGTCTGGTCCGTCGAAAAGAGAAGGTCGATTCGCTCCATCGAGACGGAACCCATGCGTTCATGTCGAAGCGGACCTTGGAAGCGATCACCCTCTTTGAAAAGGCCTTGGCTATCGATCCAAATCGCGTTGATTCGCTCCTGTGGCTGGGAAATATCTACCGTTCCGAGCGCAATTTTCCAGAGGCCGTTCGACTCCATCAACACGCGCATCGCGTCGAAGATCGTAACATCGAGGTGTTGCTTGAACTCGCCAAGGATTTGGAGGATGCCAAACGGTATGAGGAAGCGCTCCAGGCCCTGCAAAAGATTCTCAAGATCGAACCCGACAACTTGACGGCGCTGATCCGCAAGCGAGATCTGAACATCCGTATGGAACGGTGGAGCGAAGCACTCGAAATCCAGCATCGTTTGCTTAAAGCCAATCTTCCCGCCGCCGAAAAACCACGGGAAGCCGCGCTGTTGGTGGGCTGTATGTATGAAGTTGGACGGCAACTACTCGAACGGGGACACTCCGATAAAGCCAGACGATACTTCAGAGGCGCCATTAAGAAGGATCGTAGTTTTCTTCCTGCCTATATCGGGCTGGGCGAAATTCTGATCCATGAAGGAAAGACAAAAGACGCCGTCGAAATCCTCAAGAAAGTGTACTCGCGGACACGAAGCGTCATCATTCTACATCGACTGGAAGAACTGTTCTTAGAGCAAGGCGAACCCAGCGAGATCATCCGTGTCTATCAGGAGGCATTGCAACACAATCCACAAAATCCAGTCCTACAGTTCTATTTGGGCAAACTCTATTATCGGCTGGAAATGGTGGATGAGGCCTTCGACCTCCTTTCCACGATTGAAGGCCCGCAAGATCACTTATTGGATTACCACAAGATCATGGCCAACCTTTATCTGCGCAAGCAACATTTTGAGGAAGCTATTGTCGAATTGAAGAAGGCCCTTGGTTTCAAGAAACGGGTCGTGGTCCCCTATATCTGCACTCAGTGTCAGCAGGAGTCGGTCGAATGGACAGGCCGATGCCGCCGCTGTGCCAAATGGAACACGCTCACCGCTCTCCCCTGGCTCGAAGCGGGCCAAGTCGGAGACCGGCCGGACGGCGAGTCTTCGTCCGTTCCATCCGTTCCCTATCAAGGCATTGCTTCTCCATTTGAAACCGTGTAG